The genomic window GCGCGCGAATGGCTGAGCGAAGAGCAACTGCAGGCCGTGCTCTACACCGATGGTGAAATGCCTGCCGGCATGTTCACGTTGGAGATGGCGCGGCTGTTGCGCTACGCCGGTCCTTGGGGACAGGCCTTTCCTGAGCCTATTTTCGAAAATCGATTCGAATGCTTCAGCTGGCGCCTGATGGGCGAGAAGCATTTGCGCCTGAGCCTGCGTGATCCACGCGATGATGCAGTGCATGACGCAGTCATGTTCAATGCCTACAACGGCCAGCCGCCGCCAGCCATGTTGCGCGCGGCGTATGAACTGACTATCAACGACTGGCAAGGGCGCGAGTCGCCGCGGTTACTGTTGCGGCATATCGAGCCCATCTGATTAATCGCGCCACAATCTCGCATACTTCCTTCACATCCCGTCACTTGTGCGCGGGAGCGATTAGCGTTTGGATATAGCAAACAACCTCAAGGGGTGATCGCCATGATCGAGCAACTCCCCAATCTGCCACCTGGCATCCTTGGTTTCCGCATGCGCGGCGTGGTAACAGCCGATGATTATGAAAATGTGATGGTGCCGGATATCGAGGCGGCCTTTGCACTTAACCGCAAGCTGCGCTCGATCATTCATATCGGCGACGACTTCACCGGCTTTGCACCCGGTGCCATGTGGGATGACGTCAAGCTCGGCTTCCGCCACATCACCGGCTGGGACCGTACCGCCCTGGTCACCGATGTCGGCTGGATACGCGTGATGTCGAGCATGTTTGGCTTTGCCATGCCCGCGCATTTCAAACTTTTCAGCAATGCCGAGATGGATGAGGCATTCCGTTGGATCACAGCAGCTTAGTTTGTCTACATCCAGCCGCGGTGACTGGTGAACATGATGTTCAGCCATTCGGCCCGGATATCACCGCCAAGGCGTGCGGCGATCTCCGCGCGAACCTCATCGACCGAGGCGATGGTGCCAAGCTCAGCGTCTGGCGGCAGCAGGATATGAATGTCGATAAAGCGCATGCGGCCCATCTTCGCGACATAGCTGGCGAAATCCAGATAACCGCGTTCGCCGACAATCCCTTGCATCACGCTACGCACGTGGCTATCCAGCGCATCGGGGGCCAATTGCAGCACTTCGCGCATGGCGTGCCACAAGCTGCCGAGTGGTAGTGGC from Dyella caseinilytica includes these protein-coding regions:
- a CDS encoding STAS/SEC14 domain-containing protein, whose product is MIEQLPNLPPGILGFRMRGVVTADDYENVMVPDIEAAFALNRKLRSIIHIGDDFTGFAPGAMWDDVKLGFRHITGWDRTALVTDVGWIRVMSSMFGFAMPAHFKLFSNAEMDEAFRWITAA